The Cervus elaphus chromosome 22, mCerEla1.1, whole genome shotgun sequence genome has a window encoding:
- the LOC122680533 gene encoding taste receptor type 2 member 10-like, which yields MLSVPEGLLIFVAVSESILGVLGNGFIGLAYCIERVKNKKFSTISFILMGLATSRICLIGLIATDGFVKIFSPEMYSSGYLIDCVTYSWVILNSSSVFFATSLSIFYFLKIANFSHHIFLWLRSDIKRVLLLLMGCLLISWLVTFPLTVKIISDTRAKNRSIIFSVEVHKGEFFRNQILLNLGTLLVFILCLITCILLLISLWRHNQRMLLNATGFRDPSTEAHIKAMKVLISFIILFILYFIGIIIEISCTTMSESKLLFIFGLTLTALYPWGHSFILILGNNKLKQVFLRVLKQLNCWKKEKLLRTP from the coding sequence ATGCTGAGTGTACCAGAAGGCCTCCTCATTTTTGTAGCAGTTAGTGAGTCAATATTGGGGGTTTTAGGGAATGGATTTATTGGACTTGCATACTGCATTGAACGTGTGAAGAACAAGAAGTTTTCTACTATCAGCTTTATTCTCATGGGCTTAGCTACTTCCAGAATTTGCCTGATAGGGTTAATAGCTACTGATGGATTTGTGAAGATTTTTTCTCCAGAAATGTATTCCTCTGGTTACCTAATTGACTGTGTTACTTACTCATGGGTAATTCTGAATTCATCAAGTGTCTTTTTTGCCACCAGCCTCAGCATCTTCTATTTCCTGAAGATAGCCAATTTTTCCCACCACATTTTTCTCTGGTTGAGGAGTGACATCAAAAGAGTTCTTCTCCTTCTGATGGGATGCTTGCTTATTTCATGGTTAGTTACTTTTCCCCTAACTGTGAAGATAATTAGTGATACTAGAGCAAAGAATAGAAGCATAATCTTTTCAGTTGAAGTGCATAAAGGTGAATTCTTTAGAAACCAGATTTTGCTCAATCTTGGAACCCTTCTGGTCTTCATACTATGCCTGATCACCTGTATCCTATTGCTCATTTCCCTTTGGAGGCACAACCAGAGGATGCTATTGAATGCCACAGGATTCAGAGACCCCAGCACAGAAGCACATATCAAAGCAATGAAAGTTTTGATATCTTTTATCATcctttttatcttgtattttatAGGCATTATCATAGAAATATCATGCACTACTATGTCAGAAAGCAAgctgttgtttatttttggtctGACCCTCACAGCCCTCTATCCCTGGGGACACTCGTTTATCCTAATTCTAGGAAACAACAAGCTAAAGCAAGTTTTTTTGAGGGTACTGAAGCAATTAAATTGCTGGAAGAAAGAGAAGCTCCTCAGAACTCCTTGA
- the LOC122679914 gene encoding taste receptor type 2 member 10-like, producing the protein MLSIVEGFLFFVAVSESILGVLGNGFIGLVNCIDCVKNKKISTLSLILIGLASSRFCLIWILITDGYVRVFSPDIYLSGNLIHYIAYLWIIMNQSSVWFATSLSIFYFLKVANFSHCIFLWLKGHITKILLLLMGCLPISWLFTFPGITMHFINNIMENRSTTLLITMQESEYFINQILFSIGTLLVFILCLITCFLLITSLWRHNRRMQLNATGLRDLSTEAHVKAMKILMSFIILFILYFVGTAIEISVTAVPENKLLFIFGMTTTVLYPCGHSFILILGNSKLKQASLRVLKLLKC; encoded by the coding sequence ATGCTCAGTATAGTGGAAGGCTTCCTCTTTTTTGTAGCAGTTAGTGAGTCAATATTGGGGGTTTTAGGGAATGGGTTTATTGGACTAGTTAACTGCATtgactgtgtgaaaaataagaagatctCTACACTCAGCCTTATTCTCATTGGCTTAGCATCTTCCAGATTTTGCCTGATATGGATATTAATTACAGACGGATATGTGAGagtgttttctccagatatatattTGTCTGGTAATCTAATTCATTATATAGCTTACTTATGGATAATTATGAATCAATCAAGTGTCTGGTTTGCCACCAGCCTCAGCATCTTCTACTTCCTGAAGGTAGCCAACTTTTCCCACTGCATTTTTCTCTGGCTAAAGGGTCACATCACTAAGATTCTTCTTCTTCTAATGGGATGTTTGCCCATTTCATGGTTATTTACTTTTCCAGGCATTACAatgcattttattaataatattatggAGAACAGAAGCACAACCTTGTTGATCACCATGCAGGAAAGTGAATACTTTATAAATCAGATTTTGTTCAGTATTGGAACACTTCTTGTCTTTATACTATGCCTGATTACATGTTTCTTGTTAATCACTTCCCTTTGGAGGCACAACAGGAGGATGCAATTGAATGCCACAGGATTAAGAGACCTCAGTACAGAAGCACATGTCAAAGCAATGAAGATCTTGATGTCTTTTATCATTCTCTTTATCCTGTATTTTGTAGGCACTGCCATAGAAATATCAGTTACTGCTGTGCCTGAAAAcaaactgctttttatttttggtatgaCAACCACCGTCCTCTATCCCTGTGGACACTCATTTATCCTAATTCTTGGAAACAGCAAGCTTAAGCAAGCCTCTTTGAGAGTACTGAAGCTATTAAAGTGctag